TATATGAAAACGCTTTATGAGTTTAACGAAAACGGTATTTTTTCACAAAATAAAGATCGTAGTGGAAATCCCTATTTTATTAAAAACATATCATATCTAGTAAAAAAACAAACCACAACCGAAGCAAACTGGCCTTATAAAATGTAATAACACTTATTAACGCTTTATGACCTCCATTCCCTTCCTCCACATCGACTGGACCACCATCCCAAAAGAAGAGCATCCCGGTACAACAGGCACCTCCTTTTGGCAAACGCTGGAATTTGACGGCCTCCGGGTACGTATCGTGGAATACTCTGCCAACTACCTCGCCGACCATTGGTGCCAGAAAGGCCATATCGTTTATTGCCTGGAAGGATCATTTGTAAGCGAGGAAGAAAGCGGCGGCTCTACAAAACTTAGTGCCGGTATGAGCTACATCGTTTCGGACAGCCTCAGCTCGCATCGCTCAACATCGGTTACTGGCGCAAAGCTGCTGATCATTGACGGGGACTTTTTGAAGAGTTAACGTGTTGTTTCTTCCATTTCGACGCAGGAGAAATCTCAGGATTTATTGAGATTTCTCCAATACGCTGCGCTCCGGTCGAAATGACACGTACCTCCGTTCCCTGAAAAAATCTGCGTATATCCGCGTCATCCTCGTTCCATTCTCAACTAATGCAACTTGATTGCATTTTGTATCGCTTTTTCATTTAACTTTGCAATAATGAAAAGAAAGTTCGCCATATTCAACCTGGCCCTGATGGCTGTTGTGCTCCTCACGACGGCTTACCAGTCTTTTCACGCGTTTAGCCACAAGCATTTCGCAGAAACCCATCGCCACAGCTTTAAGAAAGAGACTAAACAATTTAGTGCCGCCGATCATGAGCATGAAGACGATTGCTCTGTCTGCGATTTCCATTTCGACTACTTTGTAGCGCCGCAGGAATTCTGCCTCAGGCTCGACTTCCCTTTTAAACCCATTCCCTACTCTTTTAGCAGCATAGAAGGCAATACGGCATTCGCCGGAAGCCTGTTCTCGCACAGGGGGCCTCCTACCGTATAGGCCTCACCCGACCCCTCTCCACACGAGGCTGAAAGCCGAACTGGCGAAGCAAAGGAGAGGGCACTCAAACCTGCTTACTCATACACTAAATGTTTCCACACAATTTGTCGGCCATTAGATTATGAATAATACCGTCCTGCACCCCTCTCCTTTGGAGAGGGGCCGGGGGTGAGGCCATTGCAGGATAAAGAATTCATATTCCCCTTTATCCAGACAATCATGCGAATTTATATTCTCCTCCTCGCCTTGCTGGCAGGAAACGGGTGCGCGTATTCCCAGCATATCATTAGCGGGAATGTGGCGGCACCGCAAAACAAACCGCTCGATGGGGCGCACATCCATATTGAAAAGTTGCACGGCGTGAGCGCTCCCGATGGGCATTACGAACTAGATAACGTGCCTTCCGGGCACCAGCGCGTCGTCATTTCCTATATCGGGTACAAAACAATGGACACTCTTGTGGATGTGATTGCCGATGTGGTACTGGATGCTGTGTTGAAACCCGAAAGCACACAGCTTGAAGAAGTGGTTTTATCAGAAAATAACGCCGTACCCAAAAACACGGTACACGAGCAGCGCCTAAAAACCGAAACCATTGAAAAGTACAGCAATGCCAGCCTTGGCGATGCCCTGAAGGAGATAGCCGGCGTGTATTCCCTAAAGACGGGGAGCACTATTGTAAAACCGGTGATCAACGGGTTGCACAGCAACAGAGTTCCTATTATTTCGAACAATGTTCGGCTTGAAGACCAGCAATGGGGAACCGAGCATGCGCCTAATCTCGACATCAATACGGCGGGAAAGGTTGCTGTGATTAAAGGTGCTTCGGCACTGCAATATGGCGGCGATGCGATTGGTGGGCTGGTGCTGGTGGAGCCGGTATCCGTGCTGAAGGACACGCTGTTTGGCCGCACGATTATGACTGCCGACTACAATGGCCGCGGTGGGACATTGTCTTCTGCATTGCACCAGGGGAATGATA
Above is a genomic segment from Flavobacterium album containing:
- a CDS encoding DHCW motif cupin fold protein; this translates as MTSIPFLHIDWTTIPKEEHPGTTGTSFWQTLEFDGLRVRIVEYSANYLADHWCQKGHIVYCLEGSFVSEEESGGSTKLSAGMSYIVSDSLSSHRSTSVTGAKLLIIDGDFLKS